GAATGTTGGCGTCTTTCAGCGCGTGAAATTCCAGATGTGATTCGGCACAGTTTCTGTGTAATGCACATAATCGAAGTGGTCTGAGAAGTAGGTAGCGTATTTCCGTGATGGGGCTTTCTTTTGTtagacctccccccccccatttttttgtgtgttcattTCTTTAGCACACGTGTCTTCGAATGTTATTTTTACTTTCCTTTTTCTGGAAATTGAAATGGTTGTAAGCAATACGGCATCGCATGCTTTGATCCTCGGACACGCGAGGATTCATGCTCAACGCGTTTTGTTCAATTGCGGCCCTTTAAAGAAGGTTTTTTGGTTACAGTGCGTTACCGCTTATAGTGTGGATATTCACGACTCCCGCAACTTAGGTTATAAGTGGTCTATACTGTATATGCAAAGGGGTGTAGAAACACCGGGTTACCAGACaatggtgtcgacatcttgtaACGCTTCATGCAACCATAGTCATGGACATGCCTACTTTTGCCTACTGTTTTTGAAACAAAAAATTATTAAAAAGCAATGAGCTCGTAATTATGCTGCAAGGCATTTACATCAGAAGTAGAATGCTCGATGTTTCTACAGTAACAATTTTGTGCTTGCCTGGCTCATTTCGGcataactagatggcgctgtttaTCTGGCCTGTCAGGGGCATTAGGTCTCTCACGTTTATGACTTCGGTATTCTAGGTCACTCTCGCATCACTAATCCATCTGATAAAAGGGGACCATAATTTGGGCTCACTTACTTTGATTCTGCGGCTTGAGTCTTCACTAATTTTTACTTGGTTTATTTGGCTCGGCAGTTGAAGTCTTTGTTAAGACTTGGATATCGCGAGTATCCACGTACAAAGGTGAATTTGTGAAATAGGGTCATAAACGTAAAGTCTTTTCGGCAGGTAGTTACAGTCTGTAAAAGTTTAGTTGCATGAATTCTTTCACAGATTGTTTCAGGTATCCACTAAGACAACTACATGAAGAAGTATACGTACACGCTAAAAAGCTCCTGTAAAGTTATTAAACCTCGTTGTAACAATGTTGAAGGTATGGCCAAATAGATTATTTTATAAACTACTACTTTGTCATATTCATTTCTGCTATTTACTGCAACATATGCAAATTAGGGTGCTAAAGGTGACGGTGTTGCAACGCCTTCATGTGCAGTTTGCTTTTTTATGTGCGTATTAATGTCAGTGTACAACACCGTCATTACGCTTTAATTAAGGGGTCCTGAACCAcccttggagaaaaaaaaaaaacagaacaaatacAGCGGAAAGCATACACTGCTGTGAACAGCTAAACCGAATTGTCGTCATGCATGTGAAGTAGAGTTCACATGCAGATTGTGAAGTTGCTGCTTTCACCAGCACCCTCTTTTTGTACAGGGGCCTGAGCTCACTCTCTTTAGAGCTTCTAGCACCTGGTGTTCGATGCCAAACAAGCTTTCGGCCTATAGCCAACATAAACCAAGAGTGGCGTTTGCATCAGATGCACTTCTTGCCGTGACGTGCTTCCACATGCTTTAGTAACACTAGCGTGCATCGGAATCACATCTGGAGAGAGCGATAGCATGAAATAGTTTCTTTTCCACATGTCATCCCTCCCTGTGTAGCTTCCAGCTTGCCTGtcgagacaaaaaagaaaaaacgctgACAGCATGCAACAAATTCTTGCAAATAAGTTCGTACTTTATGGTTTCAAAAAAAACTTTTGCGGTGGTCAATTCATAAGGCAATGAACTTCGATATTAATGTCATCCGATGATTACCTTGAAAAGTGGTTCAATACTTCCTGAAGGCATTAATTGGCATGTGCTAGTTCTTATCACCGTCCACCATAGCCTTTATGACAGCTGCCTTCTTTTTCCACTTGATGGTCCTTCGCCTCTGCTTTTCCGCACGGTTTGACTGTATATGTTATAGCTACGTTCATATATTTGTGTTCCTTGTTTCCTAGGCCACGAACTTCAGCAATCCAGTGTATGATTCACTGTATGCTGACAGCAATGGAACCGGCGAAGAAAAGAAGGGGCTACTGCAGGGAGAGCCGCAAGTAGACTTCTTTGACGGCCAGAACTCTACGGGCCCCTGCAACGATCACCCGCTCGCCTAACAGTCATTGATCTTCACAAGAGGCTGCCAGCATTGCAGCGATACGGCACCACATCACGACAGTTGCGCAGCAAAACTTCGGATACAGGCGAAAGGCTGCCCTGGAAGGAAATTCCCGGTTCTCACCATTTCGCAAAGGACCAGCTCAAGGTGTCGCAAGTGCATCTACTACTCGAGCGTGAGGAGTGAGGTGCTACCGTATCCCTCCTTCAGCATCTCACAACTTGTCATCAGCTTTCGTTTACGCAATTGTGTAACTACCGGCAAGTCTATTTGTGCCGAACTTGTCACTGCAGGTGGTACGTGCGTGTTGGTCGAGTGGACAGTCAAAGATGGTCTCTTCTCCTATTTTTTTACTTTATATGAGGTCACAGAGTCACCTGATGCATACATGCCATTTGTCATTCGCACACAAGAAGTTTCAAGGAGAACTTTGTAGTTTGTTGTgccctctgttttctttttctcctgcaCTCTGTTGCACGTGCCAAGTGTCCTGTATTTTTCCATCCTCAATCGTTTCACATATTGGCTTGCTGTAAAAGTGGGCAAGATTTGCATTTCACCGGTATAATACTACTTTATCGAAGGGTCGCCCCACCACTGACAATTCTTACAGATGCATTTACCTACGTAGTACATAGTTTTGCTCTTGTTATATGACGCGAATCATTACTCTCAGCAAGGGTAATTACACCGGCAAAGTGAAGCATGAGAATGAAGTGGCATGTCTTTTTACAACGGTCACAtggacagcctttttttttttttttttgtgtggtacATACTCTAGCTGCATACTCTCCTAGGGAAAAATAGCGTTTGCCGAGGAACAGTCTTGAACATGGTAGCTTGAAGTGCTAGTCACATACATTGTCTGTATATCTGTCTGCCTTTCCGAACGTTATGCATTTTGtagtctttcattttttttttcagctcttgGTTTTCACGCTGTAAATGTTCTTTCACTACTTAAATAGGAAGTCACTTTGCTTTTGGGACCTTGAGCAATGAATATTGCCCTGTCATTTACGCATGCCATTTTTTAACTTTTGGCACACATTAATACTAATGAGAGGCAGCTAAACATTTTTAATTAAAAACACTTTTATGTTATGCATCGAATAAAGTTTGCTGTTCAAGTGAACAAGGTAGCAAGCCCAAATTTTGAGTAAGTTTGCCAATCGGGGCTTGCGTGCAGCTAATGAGAGAAGTTGCCCCCACGCCTGCAGCTATGCTGACTTAGGCCGCTTGTTTTAGGgtcgttttatttttattttttagtagTTTTTCTGGAAAAAATGAGGGTCTTTTTGTTGCGGCCAGTAGCTTATTAATTTACTACAGCATGAGATTGTCCTGTGTCGCAGAGGTATTGACTTGCTGATACAATCagatatcgttttttttttttcttgtacaatTGGTTTTACTTGCCCTACCATGGTACCGCTGTGCACTGAGACAGCAGAGTGCGTCCCCTCCAGCAGCAGCTGTGAAAAAATAATCACACTGCCGAAGGAACGTCTTGTGGATTCGTCCAGGGAACCCGTGCCAAAGAAACAGCCCTTATTAAGCTGAGTGCGAGTTTGTGCTGTCATTTAGTGGGACGTAGACAGTTGAAGTGCATGTGTGTAGCCATTACTTCCAGGCAGCTTTTTTACTCCACCAATTGACACTTACTTGCCCTCTGGCCTCTTCACCTGATATTAAGCATTATAAATGTTGTACATAGTAGCTCACTTATGGAGGTCTCATGGTACTTGTAGCAATAGTGTGTCAATCAAGACAGAAATATTCCATATCTTCCCAAGAGTTTCTATTATCTTTTTGTTTCAGTTGGACTCTGTTTTGTTTCCACAAGTTTACGAGCCTGTGTATGTACATTTTAACACTATGCTTTGTGCAAGTTGTCAGTGTTTTCATACAAGTAGTGGGGATGTGGCTGTGCCGATTTTCTGTCCAGTGGCTCACAATAAGCATGGCAGTTGTGAACTGTGAACAAGGTCTTCTGCAACTACATATTGCTCAAGAtgtgcttaaagaaaaaaattataataatAAAACCCTGTTGCACTTGTAAAATATAGCACCACGTCAATTGACAGATGACAGTTCTTCCATTCTCATTCTTGCTCCCAATCTGCTAATCACTAGTCACAGGTTTCAACGACACTGCAAACCTAACTGGTGCAGAAAAAGTCTACCCAGCCACTCTTTCCGCTATTGCCGGTGAGCACGGGTTCTGGGGCCTGCTCTGAGGATGACCGACTTGAATGCATTTTAATCAGTACTGGTTGTAAATGAAACTTTCTTTTAGCTTGTGGGGTTGAGCAGCTCAATTTTGTAGTTGTTTTTTGCAATCTGTATTGTTGTGTTGTGATACTGTAGGTGTACAAAAGAATAAATGTGATGATAATTGCTGCAGCGAAGTGGTGTTTGTCTTGTCTTCTCGTGTTTCTTGCACATGGAACACTGTGGTATTTGGCAGCTGACAATGTGCGAGGTTTGATAATGTGACATCTGTGAAAAAAAGGGCTAGAATTAGAATATTCAAGTTTAGATGTTGATCTTGTTCGCCCTCCATATACAGGCAAGCATATTCTCCCTTCCCTTCTGCATGTAAAAGTAAACTTCATTGAGAGGAGGGAATAGTAATTCAAGGAGGTCAgtctgaaaataaatatttagtttgctaccctgcaatggGGGAGGAGTGAGGGGAGACAGGAAAGAAAGGAAGATAAGAATGAGAGTAGGAGGGAAATAAGCAAAAGCACGTACACAGATAAGTGTCACTATCGTTGAACAAGGCAGGTGGCTCACCAAAACTTCACCCATGCCTTCCGATCTTTACAGCATTTCAAGATTGATTGCTCAAAAAGCGGCCGATTGTCAAAGTGTGGAAACGCGGCTGAGAGGGACTGCTTCTGGGGACTGTACTTGGGGCAGTGACATAGGAAATATTTGATGGTTTCGTCGATGCAGTAGTGGTCACATGCATTACTGCATGCCATTTGATGTCGCAAGCAAGGTTTTTTGTAATGTACTCCAAGTAAATGGAACCTGTCCACATGCTGGCATGATAGGGAGTGGAGGAGCTCTGATGAAGCTTTGCAATCCTGACGGGCGCAGGCCTATAATCCTAGTTATTTTTCCGCTTCTGCATTTGGCCAAATGTGAAAGCACAGCTTAGTACAAGTATGTCGTCTAAGGAACCAAAAAGAATTGGGCCAGAATTCTTAAAGCTGTAATATGTGCAGAATCTGCAGTCTGATATGTCCCCTGCTGAATTGTGGCATAAAATTATGCAAACCCACGAAATATGGTAGAGGGTCAGTGGCGAGTTGCAGCACCCCGAATAATCGCGCCCATACAAGGTTGGAAAATTTTTGTGCAATCGCAGTAAATTTGGATAGACCCCGTTTGAATTCTACGGAGGTCCATGGTGTCTACCCTTTATATGAGGTTTGTACCACGCGCATCACTATGAGCAAGAAGCTCTCACAGGGTTGTCTTCCTCCTTGCAAAGGGCGTAGTGTTGGAGTGATGCAAGTGAATGAATGTGGGGCACTCCTTGCTAGCTCGGACCCGGAGATGCAATTAACAAGTGCTTCTGGACCACTTCACCCAAACTCTGCTTCACTGGCGGCACTAGCCAGTGAAGCCGAGTTTGGGGAGGAAGGGGGCACCCCTTTGaaatgataatttttcgctctcGGTGGCATGGTGGGGGCGGGCACTGTGTGCtagcccctggctacgcccctgctttCCATCGACATGCTACTTCGTTGCAGTGTCACATACGATTTTGAAAGTTTCACGTCTCTAGTTGGTAACATCTTAACTTCAGCGCTAGGAAAGTTCGAGCGAATAGTTTGCTTCAGCATACTGAAAAATACACATACTTTTAACTGAAGCAGTATTTGCTTCGCTTCATATAAAGTAGTGTGCCCGCGGTAATGCACTAACTCTTCACGGCCGCCGGTAGTTGGAAGGCCTCGTTGCCAAAGCAGCGAACACCCAATTGTACGGGACGTACATCAACGGCCGcttgcttcgcgtgtggcatttACCTTGCTGCGCGCGCGCATAATTTGATCAGTTAGATATAAACTGGTTCACACTTGCACTTGCGCTTACAAGGCCATTGGCGAGCTCAATAGAGCGGCCggcttggattttttttttttaggttaaaCGCAACGTGTGTTGCATAGCGAAGCTTAACATCTGCAAGCACTTGAACCATAAATGTACGAATCAGCTCGATTCAAACACACCCAGCAGCAGCAGTGTAGTTCTTATTAAACCATTGGGATTCGCTTAGGAAAAGCGTCGACGGCATGGATGTAAACTGCTTGATAGCGGTATCGCTGCCGGTCGCTAAGAGACGCGCAAGAGAGGTTGCTTGGTTACGCTTTTTAGTACTGATAACATTGCACGTTTTTCCTCAGCTACtccaattcaaaaacgagtgtgaaaCGTTATTTTCAGTCGCATCTCCTTCCGACTGTGATGTACACCCCACTTCACGAAACAGCAGCAGTAGTGAAATGCGAGATGGAAATGCCAAAATCGCTCACTCGTCGCGGTAGAGCGCAGCCCACGTGACCCACTTCGGGTGTCAAAATGGCGGACGACTGGGGTGAGTTCATGCGGCACATTGCGCACATTTCGTGCCCATGCGTACTGTTTAAGTGCTGAAACTTCGCCACCGCGTCGGTGCTGACGCTGCGTAATGCGTTATCGTTGCAGAGAAGGAAGACTATGAGCCTCCTTCCTTCGCCAAAAAGCCGGCTGTCGGTGACAGATGGGAGGGCGAAGACGAGGAAGACGTAAAGGCACGTATTCGGCCCTTTCTGGTCGCCGCGGATCATATATTTAACTTCAGATTAGCTTAAGTTTACTCAAAAGTTGCTGCGAAACTCAGGTGACATGTGCGCCCATAACTGAAGCAGCGGTTCTGAATGTCTGGCTCTCGATCGCTTGCCCGCAGCTTACGACGTCAACACGGTGCCATGCCTGAGAGCCGAGCGGACACATGGTAACGGCTCTCCAGCTGTACTTGAAGTGTATACTGCGCGTGTCTCGTATTTGGTGTTATTGCTTCTGTGAGGCACGAAAGATCGCCCGCACTGCTGCCATGTAGGCGTGGTGTAAAGTCCGCTTAATGCGTGCAATCCCGCGCAATTATGCAGTGTGCTGAGCGCGAAGTATACTGCGATCGTGCATCTTTAAGGCATGAAAATGTGCGAGATTTCTGTGAATGCCCTAACAGTGTGATGGTGGTAGCCCGTATAGATTATAAATCGGCTGCTAGGTATGAGTGGAATGTGTTGCTATAATGCCACCGCCCTGCGAGCAGATGCAAGTGTGCTGACGGCATTTCAACTGTTTTCAGGATAACTGGGACGATGAGGACGAGGAGAAAGAGGCGACTCCTCCCGCCGAAGGTCAGTAATGACATGTTTACAGCATTCATTCGCGCAAAATTACGCAACACGCGCCAACCCCGTTCTTTGGCTCCTTTTCTCATTTAGGGCACTGCGCAGTTCACGATGAATGAATGGATAATTTATTTCACTTGGGAAGTGGCGGGGAAATTCGTGCTTACTGAGGGGCGCTGTGTGAAGCGAATTTTGGTTTTGTGGAAACCAGATAATTGTATTTCGACATCTCGCATTTTACCCCGCGACACACGTCACAGAACAGAAACAGCAATTGGCCCGATGTCATTCACACTGGATTTAATGCATTGTTTGCATATCACTTCCGTAATTCAGTCCCTGCTTGCTGGGTGACTGGTATAAAAAATAAGTACAGATGTGTCCACATTCGTAGCTATTTGTAAATGCTTTGGCACGGTGGCAGTACTGTAAAAGAATTTAGAAAAACAAGTACTGAGAAGGCATACACCGTAACTTTTCATACTTCAACAGTTTTTCTCTGTTTTCATGTATGATGTCAAAGCAACACACCTAACTGAATAAGCTGGTAGTAATACTGTGCAGAAATTGGCATAGATGAAAGCCAGTTTTGAGCTGCCTCTTTAATGTGTGCATGTGACAGAATTCTTACAAATGTACCTGTGCATGCAATGCAGCCTCATTAACAGCAGTAGCTCCCaagaaaaagaagcccctgagTCAGATCATCCAGGAGAAAGAGGAGCGGAGACGGCGGGAAGCCGAGGAGAAGCGGGCACGCGAAGAACAGCAGCGAGCCGCCCTGACACCAGAGGAGGAGCAAGCTGAGAAGCTGAGGCGTCAGCGCATGCAAGAGGAAGCTGACCTGCAGCTAGCCAAGGAAGCCTTTGGTGGGTATCTTTAGCTCTGTGAGGGTTCGCCCTTTGCAGCAGATACCACTGCACCACAAACATGTAAAGAACCAACTTACAATTGTGTTGTAACACACTCCTCAAGTGTTCAGCGCTTGTACGGCGTTGAAGTGTGAAAGCTATGTAACATGGCTTAACTGCCAATTATTGTACACTACTCCTGAAACTTCTCAATAAGACTGTACATCTCTTATAAATTGGATTattaatattatcattattattataattaatatTATTGCAATTGTTCAAGGAGCTGTCGTATGCTCAGTTTGTAGTGGTGAGATGTTGATGGTGACGCAAGGACTGTGGCATGCCTTTGATGATGAAGAGAAAGCTTCAACATTGAGAGTCATCTCTAAGTGCACATGGGTACACTGATAGTAGCATTGTTTTTCTCAGTGACCACAGCACCGAACATGATGTGATCTTATAGGTAGGGATTGTAAGTGTGCTTATTAATTGTGCTACTCATCATTAAAAGTTGATGTTAAAAACATCTTAGAAAACAAACATAAATTTCACCACTGAGTAATTAAGTGTCATATTGGCATGACTACCAATGCCAAATTGTCTCTGAATTTATTGATATAACAACAGAATAGTGACTTCACTAATAATGTGAGATGTTTCATAACAGCTGAATCCCAATCATGAAGAAGTCTCGCTTACCGTTTCCCCAACTTTTCTAAATTATACAAGGGGGTGCTCTGACCACATTTGTACAGGGAAGTTGCTGAAGTAGTTAGTCGTCAACTGAcctgctgccgaaaaaaaagaaCCAATATAAATGTAGTAATAATCTTCATAATCTGTTGATTAGTAATTAACAGCTTTTTCTCCTGAATAAGTCTATTTGCCAGAGTACTAGCTGTGTTATGTGTATTTCCTTGTGTTAAAGAGACATTAGTGGGAAATAACAAGTGAAGCTACACTGATAGATTTATACTTGAAGATGTTCAAGGTGTCAGTGTTATCAGTACTGCTTTAGTGAAAAGGGTAAAATGTGAATGTCGCCCATTTTCAGTGAGATTGTCCCTTGTGCTCAACATAAAAACGTCATTGCAATGTACTGTAGGTGGTACACAAACCCGCATCCCAGTGACAATTTACTCCAAGTTAGAACCACAAAGTCTCAAAGGTTGTGCTTCTAGGTTCCCATAGCCCCAAATTCAATAGCAGGAGCAGGAAACTTGTCACAGATGCTGTCTTTTTGACACTGTTTCTTAATGATGAGATAGGTGGTCAAAAAGTCTCATCTATGCACTTCCATTTCACTGGTGTCATTAATGTGTGGCACTTAACTGGTTCTGACTGATTTCAGAACTCGCTTCAACTGCAGGTAAGGGAAAGTGCCGTATCTATGTAGTGTCATTGGATCAGTCTTTAGCCGCCATGCTTTATTTTAGCCAGGATATCACAGCGTCAACTGCTATTTGGCTACACTTATGCCTTCACCTTTCATAGCGTCACCTGTCAAACATAAAAAGACAGTGGGGTCACATATGTTTCAGGGCGGGTGATTTGGGTTACACTAAGGACTAGACAGacctttcatgttttttttttttttaggcattTTCTTGGCATGCAAGCGCTGCTGCTTGGTTTCAGGAATAGGATTTTAACAGTAGCCCAGCTTAAcgtttgcctttagtgtcctcttaaaatttgctgctgctgctactaatGCTGTCGCTTGCTGCTTGTGTGTTGTGTCTTTCCCCCACTTATTGTCAGCGCGACCTGACAAATCTTAATGTCCTCGTGAACTGGCTTAAAAGCCAACTGCACTGAAAAAAATTTTATAATAGGTAAAAAATGTAATCTCGGATCATGTATAAAGagggccctgccgcggtggtctagtagctaaggtactcagctactgacacgcaggtcacaggatcagatcccagctgtggcagctgcattttcgttggaagtgaaaatgctgtgggcccgtgtgcccagatttgtctgcacgttaaagaacccgaggtggtcaaaatttccagagtgcTCCActacggtggttttgagacctTACACCCCGCATATCTATCTCTATCATGTGTAAAGAGCCTCCGTAGAAAATTTATCATTTGAAATACAAGCTGTATTGTTAGAAACTACTTGCATAAATAGCTGCTTTTATTCGAAATGTGAAAAAGATGTGGCAATGACTGCTCACCACAAGGAATTCACCACAAAAAAGTAACCTAGAACAAGTGTCTCTTCAGTGCAAAATTCAAGATAAGAAGGGGATGGGTGGACCAAGGTTATTTAGAGGAAAGCAGAAAGCCATATGGAATGGAGTGTCGAAAATACGATCACAGGGATTATATGGAATCAGCTTGCTCAGGATATACTAGAGGTCATtacgagaggcctttgtcctataGTGATCATAATCAGGCCGAGAATAATAATGGAGGCCGCCTGAAATTTCAGTGGCAGGTGGTAGTGCAAACCACCAGGTGCAACATTCATTTGCATAAATGGCGACTGGCCGCTAAGCAGAAAACTATGCAAGTGCCGACCATCTCTGGAGTTTTGCCAAGATCGCCGCATTAGTGCATACACTCGCCTGTCGCAACAGTTGTGAAAAACTGTTGCAGTTAGTCATTAATTCAGTCCTTTTTAATGTATCGAGTTTATAATACAAAGTGCTTGCTTCCACTGCATTCCCAACTCCCttaaaggaaggaaagaagctaGGAAGAAGCATTACATCATGCAGCCAGCCTTTGCAAGCCTGCTGTCTGCTTTTTCTCTCCCATTTCTCCAAAAGTTGGCCCAGCAGGTGACCCAGAGCTTGGCGGACTCGACCCATTATCTTTGGTTCCTGGTATGTTCTAATCGATGTGCACCTATATTGGTGCCTTGCTAACCGCTCTGTGTGAGCTCTAACCCAATACATTTTTACAACTTTATAAGTAATTCTTTCAACACACACTTTGACTTCGTTGCAACCCTGGAGTATGGCACCAGCACACTGCTGTTGcacctgttgctttttttttttttttttgaaaagtgcACTTTGAGGGTGGCAGTGAGGACACTAAAACCTATCACCTACCATAACTTTGTCACATGTTGGGCCAACATTTTCTGGCTTCAAAGATATCATGGCATCATCAGGCTCCCTCTTAGTTTTTGCTTCCTTCATACTAACCTGTGACGGTGTTCTAGCTGTTGTGTTTCACTACTGACCCGAAGGCTGTGCGATCGAATCTCGGATGCAACAGCCCGCATTTCAATGTAAGTGAAATCTTACAAGGACATGTGTTCAGATTTATGTGTCCAGGTAGTTGACGTTTTCGGAGCCCTTGAATATGGCATCTCTTATATTCATACTGTGATTATGGGACATGAGACCCCAACAGTTAATATTATACGTCTTTCATACTGTTTCCAATAGACCAATGTGCAGGCAATAAATTGACACTATCCTATTTTGTATAGACCAATCTCGCCAGATTATCTGCGCATGCATGGATTGCCGGCAGTGGCGCTGCCGCCGTCTTAGTTGGAGTACTTAGGGCGCTACAGGGACGGCTGCAAGCTTCAAGTATTTTGGCATCTGGCCCGGATCCTCAGTGCATGAGGCAATTTAATGTGGTACAAACTTGAGTGGAGACCTCCAGTACATATTACTGTATTTTAGGCTGCGTTGCATAACcttgtgtaagaaaaaaaaagcagtcgacAGTGCTTACATGTGGCCAGGTCAACTTG
Above is a window of Rhipicephalus microplus isolate Deutch F79 chromosome 1, USDA_Rmic, whole genome shotgun sequence DNA encoding:
- the eIF3j gene encoding eukaryotic translation initiation factor 3 subunit j isoform X1; the protein is MADDWEKEDYEPPSFAKKPAVGDRWEGEDEEDVKDNWDDEDEEKEATPPAEASLTAVAPKKKKPLSQIIQEKEERRRREAEEKRAREEQQRAALTPEEEQAEKLRRQRMQEEADLQLAKEAFVGPAGDPELGGLDPLSLVPGLTESDGIDSLQPVTRDDFDNLRKALATKLTACERSPHYMGFLDDLLRDLSLNMEPEDVKRLSSSLNAVANEKVKQQKLKHKKKGAKKGASLNVGKDDGLVNLDDYGNEYDDFM
- the eIF3j gene encoding eukaryotic translation initiation factor 3 subunit j isoform X2 — protein: MADDWEKEDYEPPSFAKKPAVGDRWEGEDEEDVKDNWDDEDEEKEATPPAEASLTAVAPKKKKPLSQIIQEKEERRRREAEEKRAREEQQRAALTPEEEQAEKLRRQRMQEEADLQLAKEAFGLTESDGIDSLQPVTRDDFDNLRKALATKLTACERSPHYMGFLDDLLRDLSLNMEPEDVKRLSSSLNAVANEKVKQQKLKHKKKGAKKGASLNVGKDDGLVNLDDYGNEYDDFM